One window from the genome of Aeromonas sp. FDAARGOS 1405 encodes:
- a CDS encoding YeaC family protein, whose protein sequence is MSFQQGEFLQAIRQMPQEVYERLKTAVELGKWPDGKPLTDEQKATSLQAVMAWQAMHLDNPEHMNIGRDGEIVMKSKSELKRQYRDEEEIVRVDLNH, encoded by the coding sequence ATGTCGTTTCAACAGGGTGAGTTTTTGCAAGCAATCAGGCAGATGCCACAAGAGGTGTACGAGCGGCTCAAAACCGCAGTCGAGCTGGGCAAGTGGCCCGATGGCAAGCCCCTCACCGACGAGCAGAAGGCCACCTCCCTGCAAGCCGTGATGGCCTGGCAGGCGATGCATCTCGACAATCCGGAGCACATGAATATCGGTCGTGATGGCGAGATCGTGATGAAGAGCAAGAGCGAGCTCAAGCGTCAGTATCGCGATGAGGAAGAGATAGTGCGGGTCGACCTTAACCATTGA
- the ansA gene encoding asparaginase, whose protein sequence is MQRSEHGYVPMAGFMEDCLARMPEFHRPEMPDYHIHEYAPLIDSSDMTPADWQRIAEDIRDNYDKYDGFVILHGTDTMSFTASALSFMLEDLHKPVIITGSQIPLAELRSDGQQNLLNALYIAANYPIHEVTLFFNNQLYRGNRSKKVHADGFHAFDSPNYPPLLNAGIAISLEAGELGVPSERPLVLHDITPQPIGVVTLYPGISSEVIANILQQPVKALILLSFGVGNAPQNPAMLALLSEASARGVIIVNLSQCLHGKVNMGGYATGNALSRAGVISGFDMTAEAALTKLHFLLSQNLPSHRIRELMQQSLRGELTP, encoded by the coding sequence ATGCAGCGTTCCGAGCACGGCTACGTGCCGATGGCTGGATTTATGGAAGACTGTCTGGCGCGGATGCCCGAGTTCCACCGCCCCGAGATGCCGGATTACCATATCCACGAATATGCGCCCCTCATTGACTCTTCCGACATGACCCCGGCGGACTGGCAGCGTATCGCTGAAGATATTCGCGACAACTACGACAAGTACGATGGCTTTGTGATCCTGCACGGCACCGACACCATGTCGTTCACCGCCTCGGCGCTCTCCTTCATGCTCGAAGATCTGCACAAACCGGTCATCATTACCGGCTCCCAGATCCCGCTCGCCGAGCTGCGATCCGACGGTCAGCAGAACCTGCTCAACGCCCTCTATATTGCGGCCAACTACCCGATCCACGAGGTGACGCTGTTCTTTAACAACCAGCTCTATCGCGGCAACCGCAGCAAGAAGGTGCACGCCGACGGCTTCCACGCCTTCGACTCCCCCAACTATCCGCCGCTGCTCAATGCCGGGATCGCCATCTCGCTGGAGGCGGGCGAACTGGGTGTGCCGTCCGAGCGGCCGCTGGTACTGCACGACATCACCCCTCAGCCCATTGGCGTGGTGACCCTCTATCCGGGGATCTCCAGCGAGGTGATCGCCAATATCCTGCAACAGCCGGTGAAGGCGCTGATCCTGCTGTCGTTTGGAGTGGGCAATGCGCCGCAGAATCCGGCCATGCTGGCACTGCTCTCCGAGGCCTCGGCCCGCGGCGTCATCATCGTCAACCTGAGCCAGTGCCTGCACGGCAAGGTCAATATGGGTGGCTACGCCACTGGCAATGCCCTGTCGCGGGCCGGGGTCATTTCGGGCTTTGACATGACCGCCGAGGCAGCACTCACCAAGCTCCATTTCCTGCTGAGCCAGAACTTGCCTTCCCACCGCATTCGCGAGTTGATGCAGCAGTCCCTGCGTGGGGAGCTGACTCCCTGA